The following are encoded together in the Desulfococcus multivorans genome:
- a CDS encoding hybrid sensor histidine kinase/response regulator encodes MLQPVKKGEDYLLPELAEHVSRQFPAALYTSFLLSALMVLVLWDLFPARILLSWLTTVYTVSLLRLMLYHRHRRRPERRLSPEQWLRRYASGAILSGVVWGAAPLLFYSGKSPQTNVFIAFVLGGLIAGASSSMAPLKATFRIFISLICLPLSTLFIIRGDSLHLAMGSMLLIYGAAYLVISANTARMILESLTLRNENILEIEEHRKAETQLRLTQKDLEKTVARRTAELRTANEELSREIDERLQAESRLRISEERYRNLVESSSDWIWEMDRDGRYTYSSPSVLSILGYAHQEVLGCRFYSFMPPEDAKRAKDIFNANKSGGKPFERLISAYLNKDGAERIIETNGEPVFDDADTLVGYRGINRDITLRVKHEEEKRKVEHMKSLGLLAGGIAHDFNNLLMTVFGNIELARMEIKADSNAERRLANSLTAMEQARKLTGQLLTFSRGGSPILEATSIRNLILDSCRFALSGTAVRCEYDVPEDLWMADVDSNQIWQVLNNILTNAREAMPDGGTLWISAENVTLTEMDTTAPVLGNFVKVSVRDQGVGVSKKDIPRVFDPYFSTKIRGAQQGTGIGLAVCHSIIEKHGGSILFESEPGIGTTVSFFLHALSAGPNDAPPGGSTGNGNPEDQCAAA; translated from the coding sequence ATGCTGCAACCTGTTAAAAAAGGGGAAGATTACCTGCTGCCGGAACTGGCCGAGCATGTTTCCAGGCAGTTCCCGGCAGCCCTTTACACCAGCTTTCTGCTCTCCGCATTGATGGTCCTGGTGCTCTGGGACCTCTTTCCCGCACGAATCCTGCTTTCCTGGCTGACGACAGTGTATACCGTTTCCCTGCTGCGGCTCATGCTGTACCACCGGCACCGACGCCGTCCGGAGCGTCGGCTCTCCCCCGAACAATGGCTGCGCCGCTACGCCTCCGGTGCGATACTTTCCGGCGTTGTCTGGGGGGCCGCACCGCTTCTTTTTTACTCCGGCAAATCGCCGCAGACGAATGTCTTCATCGCGTTCGTCCTTGGCGGCCTGATTGCCGGAGCATCCAGTTCGATGGCCCCGTTGAAGGCAACCTTCCGAATATTTATCTCTCTGATTTGTCTCCCATTATCAACCCTGTTCATTATCCGCGGCGACAGTCTGCATCTGGCCATGGGGTCGATGCTGCTCATTTATGGTGCGGCATACCTTGTAATTTCCGCCAACACGGCGCGAATGATCCTTGAGTCTCTGACGCTGCGGAATGAGAATATCCTCGAAATCGAAGAGCACAGAAAAGCCGAAACACAACTCCGGTTGACCCAGAAGGATCTTGAAAAGACCGTGGCCAGGCGAACCGCTGAGCTGAGGACCGCCAATGAAGAACTGTCACGGGAAATTGACGAACGGTTGCAGGCCGAATCGCGATTGCGCATCAGCGAGGAGCGCTACCGCAACCTGGTCGAGTCCTCGAGTGACTGGATATGGGAAATGGACCGGGATGGCAGATACACCTACTCGAGTCCCAGCGTGCTATCCATTTTGGGGTATGCCCATCAGGAAGTGTTGGGGTGCAGGTTCTATAGCTTCATGCCGCCGGAGGATGCGAAACGAGCGAAAGACATCTTCAACGCAAACAAGTCCGGTGGGAAGCCCTTCGAACGGCTGATCAGCGCCTATCTCAACAAGGATGGGGCGGAGCGTATCATAGAGACCAACGGTGAACCGGTCTTTGATGATGCGGATACGCTCGTCGGGTACCGCGGCATAAATCGCGACATCACCCTCCGGGTCAAGCATGAAGAAGAAAAACGAAAAGTTGAGCACATGAAGTCGCTGGGCTTGCTGGCCGGCGGGATCGCCCATGACTTCAACAATCTGCTGATGACGGTCTTTGGCAACATCGAACTGGCCAGGATGGAGATCAAAGCCGATTCGAATGCCGAGCGGCGGCTGGCGAACTCGCTGACGGCAATGGAACAGGCCCGGAAACTGACCGGTCAACTGCTGACCTTTTCCAGGGGCGGCAGCCCGATTCTGGAAGCCACATCGATTCGCAATCTGATATTGGACTCGTGCCGCTTCGCGCTGAGCGGCACGGCCGTCAGATGCGAATACGACGTTCCCGAAGACCTTTGGATGGCAGACGTGGACTCGAATCAGATCTGGCAGGTACTCAACAACATTCTCACCAATGCCCGGGAGGCCATGCCGGACGGCGGTACGCTGTGGATAAGTGCGGAGAATGTCACGTTGACTGAGATGGACACCACAGCACCGGTACTGGGGAACTTTGTCAAGGTCTCGGTCCGGGACCAGGGCGTCGGCGTCTCGAAAAAGGATATACCCCGCGTGTTCGATCCGTACTTTTCCACCAAGATCCGCGGTGCCCAACAAGGAACCGGTATTGGACTGGCCGTATGCCATTCGATAATCGAAAAGCATGGGGGAAGCATCCTGTTCGAATCCGAGCCCGGTATAGGAACCACGGTAAGCTTTTTCCTGCACGCGCTGAGCGCGGGGCCCAACGACGCACCGCCCGGGGGATCAACCGGAAATGGGAACCCGGAAGATCAGTGTGCTGCTGCTTGA
- a CDS encoding DUF2784 domain-containing protein: protein MIASLLADAVVVLHFAFILFVVAGGILVLRWPRLMWLHLPAVGWGALIEFLGWICPLTPLENRLRSMGGEVGYPGGFIETYLTPIIYPEGLTRGHQFIIGIGVVSVNVLIYEILLRRRLRRRRSRI from the coding sequence ATGATCGCGAGCCTTCTTGCCGACGCCGTCGTCGTCCTGCATTTCGCCTTTATCCTTTTCGTTGTCGCCGGCGGTATCCTGGTCCTGAGATGGCCCCGACTGATGTGGTTGCATCTCCCGGCGGTCGGGTGGGGCGCACTGATCGAGTTCCTTGGGTGGATCTGCCCCCTGACGCCCCTTGAAAACCGCCTGAGATCCATGGGCGGCGAGGTCGGATACCCGGGCGGCTTCATCGAAACCTACCTCACGCCGATCATTTACCCCGAGGGTCTCACCCGAGGGCACCAGTTCATCATCGGGATCGGCGTCGTGTCCGTCAATGTTCTCATTTACGAGATTCTGCTTCGCCGTCGCCTGAGACGACGGCGGTCCCGGATTTGA
- a CDS encoding molybdopterin-dependent oxidoreductase: MNTTFLVNGGRFTVDVAPDMPLLWVLRDVLGLTGTKFGCGKGHCWGCAVLLAGEIRPSCTVKAEAAAGKEIVTIEGIPWDHPVKQAWVEAQVPQCGWCQPGQILQAVSLLRRTPSPNDGAIAKTMRKNLCRCATYPRIRSAIRLAARASVPESPPDHRPALPILKKNPTDGDIEGESFVFNPFVRISTSGRVTIVAKHLETGQGIYTGLATLLAEELDADWRQVRVESAPADESVYNNLLFGPVQATGGSTSIANSYEQYRRAGASARAMFVAAAAAVWRVPAEEIEVKKGIVSHPKSGRQATFGALVRRAAGMKPPVEVRLKDPDAFTLIGRQDVRLDIVSKVQGSARFAMDIRLPGMLRAVVARSPVFGGRVSSVDARKALAVPGVTGVVRISSGVAVVAENTWAALEGRDALEIVWDESRGETRGTSELAAEYLALLETPGKTARKEGDVEGALAGAAQTLEAIFAFPYLAHAPMEPLNCVVRLSENDCEIWAGDQFQTVDQANAAAAAGLEPRQVRIHTVFSGGSFGRRANPASDYIVDAVEVAKALEGRSPVQLVWTREDDLRGGYYRPMFVHRVRAGLDGEGHPVAWHHRLVGQSIATGTPFEDAMTTDGIDAASVEGIVDMAYAVPNLAVELHSPAVGVPVLWWRSVGHSHTAFAVEVFIDELAAAAGQDPVAFRRSLLSGQERRLAVLDLAARKAGWGSPLPPGKGRGIALHRSFGTVVAHVAEVSVAGNGDFHVDRVVCVVDCGTAVNPDIIRAQMEGGIGFGLSAAWEEAVTLDGGRVRQSNFDTYRILRFDRMPVVEVHIVPSQAPPTGVGEPGVPPIAPAVANALFAATGRRVRILPLGDLMPSKGRRPWFEAPA; the protein is encoded by the coding sequence ATGAATACGACTTTCCTGGTGAACGGAGGGAGATTTACGGTGGACGTAGCCCCGGATATGCCGCTTCTCTGGGTTTTGAGGGATGTCCTGGGATTGACCGGAACGAAATTCGGATGCGGCAAAGGTCACTGCTGGGGGTGCGCCGTTCTTCTGGCCGGAGAGATCCGACCGTCCTGCACCGTCAAGGCCGAGGCGGCAGCGGGAAAAGAGATTGTCACCATCGAGGGCATCCCCTGGGACCATCCGGTCAAGCAAGCCTGGGTCGAGGCCCAGGTGCCCCAGTGCGGCTGGTGCCAGCCGGGTCAGATTCTCCAGGCCGTATCCCTGCTGCGCCGGACGCCCAGTCCGAATGACGGGGCCATCGCGAAGACCATGAGAAAAAACCTGTGCCGATGCGCCACCTATCCGCGCATCCGATCGGCGATCAGGCTCGCTGCCCGGGCGTCCGTTCCGGAAAGCCCCCCGGATCACCGTCCCGCGCTCCCCATCCTGAAGAAGAACCCCACGGACGGCGATATCGAGGGGGAATCCTTCGTCTTCAACCCCTTTGTCCGCATCAGTACGTCGGGCCGGGTGACGATCGTCGCCAAGCATCTGGAGACCGGCCAGGGCATCTACACCGGGCTGGCAACCCTGCTGGCGGAAGAGTTGGATGCCGACTGGCGGCAGGTGAGGGTCGAGTCCGCCCCTGCCGACGAATCGGTCTACAACAATCTGCTTTTCGGACCTGTTCAGGCCACCGGCGGCAGCACCAGCATCGCCAATTCCTATGAACAGTATCGCCGGGCGGGAGCCTCGGCCAGGGCGATGTTCGTCGCGGCTGCGGCCGCCGTATGGCGGGTTCCGGCGGAAGAGATCGAGGTGAAGAAGGGTATTGTATCCCATCCGAAAAGCGGACGTCAGGCAACCTTTGGTGCCCTGGTCCGCAGGGCCGCCGGCATGAAGCCCCCTGTCGAGGTCCGGCTCAAGGATCCTGACGCCTTCACGTTGATCGGTCGGCAGGATGTGCGCCTTGATATCGTCTCCAAGGTCCAGGGGTCGGCCCGTTTCGCCATGGACATCCGGCTGCCGGGAATGCTGAGGGCGGTGGTGGCCCGCTCACCGGTCTTCGGGGGGCGGGTGTCGTCCGTTGACGCCCGGAAGGCCCTGGCCGTGCCCGGCGTGACCGGCGTTGTCAGGATTTCTTCGGGGGTGGCGGTGGTCGCTGAAAACACCTGGGCCGCCCTCGAGGGACGCGATGCATTGGAGATCGTATGGGACGAAAGCAGGGGAGAGACGCGGGGCACTTCCGAACTGGCCGCGGAATACCTGGCGCTTCTCGAAACCCCCGGAAAGACGGCTCGGAAGGAGGGGGATGTCGAGGGCGCCTTGGCCGGTGCCGCACAGACCCTGGAGGCGATATTTGCATTTCCCTACCTCGCCCACGCGCCCATGGAGCCCTTGAACTGCGTGGTGCGGCTCTCCGAAAACGACTGCGAGATATGGGCCGGGGACCAATTCCAGACGGTGGACCAGGCCAACGCCGCCGCAGCCGCCGGCCTGGAGCCCCGGCAGGTCAGGATCCACACCGTCTTTTCCGGCGGCAGCTTCGGTCGTCGGGCCAATCCCGCGTCGGACTACATTGTGGACGCCGTCGAGGTGGCCAAGGCTCTGGAGGGCCGGTCACCGGTTCAGCTTGTCTGGACCCGGGAGGACGATCTTCGGGGAGGCTATTATCGGCCGATGTTCGTTCACCGGGTGCGGGCGGGCCTCGACGGCGAGGGGCATCCGGTGGCCTGGCATCACCGCCTCGTCGGACAGTCCATTGCGACGGGAACCCCCTTTGAGGACGCCATGACGACCGACGGCATCGACGCGGCGTCGGTCGAAGGCATTGTGGACATGGCCTATGCCGTTCCCAATCTGGCCGTGGAACTGCACTCTCCGGCGGTCGGCGTGCCGGTCCTCTGGTGGCGATCGGTGGGTCACAGCCACACCGCCTTTGCCGTGGAGGTCTTCATCGACGAGCTGGCGGCGGCGGCCGGACAGGATCCCGTGGCGTTCCGCCGGTCGCTTCTTTCCGGTCAGGAACGCCGTCTCGCCGTTCTGGATCTGGCAGCCCGAAAGGCCGGCTGGGGCTCTCCCCTCCCACCGGGGAAGGGGCGGGGCATCGCCCTCCATCGCTCCTTCGGCACTGTCGTGGCTCACGTCGCCGAGGTTTCTGTCGCCGGGAACGGGGATTTTCACGTTGATCGGGTCGTTTGCGTCGTGGACTGCGGCACGGCCGTCAACCCGGATATCATCCGGGCCCAGATGGAGGGCGGCATCGGGTTCGGGCTGTCGGCGGCATGGGAAGAGGCCGTCACGCTCGATGGCGGACGGGTCCGCCAGTCCAACTTCGACACCTACCGGATTCTCCGGTTTGACCGGATGCCCGTGGTGGAGGTGCATATCGTTCCGTCCCAGGCACCCCCGACGGGAGTCGGAGAGCCCGGGGTCCCGCCCATTGCGCCGGCGGTGGCCAACGCCCTTTTTGCCGCAACGGGCCGGCGGGTCCGGATTCTGCCCCTGGGGGACCTGATGCCGTCTAAAGGGCGGCGGCCGTGGTTCGAGGCCCCTGCGTGA
- a CDS encoding PP2C family protein-serine/threonine phosphatase: MRTENATSKRFQSEEIVPASSVRRVVAFTHIGNVRTQNEDRYLIHEIDDDSCLLAVADGLGGETAGDVAAETAISALKQIRPPAENPREQLVTAVSAANKAIMRRVLDNMALVGMGTTVTAVLVNKREAHWVHVGDSRLYVLRNGDLTQITRDHTLVQFLLDEGEITPEEALSHHSKHVLEQCVGCRYCIPESGQLTLRNGDVLVLTTDGLHDHIDPEALKSILASRDPLRTQAKNLIEHTLSAGGKDNITIVLATIHED, from the coding sequence ATGAGAACAGAGAATGCGACATCGAAACGGTTTCAATCCGAAGAGATCGTGCCGGCATCATCCGTCCGTCGCGTGGTGGCCTTTACCCATATCGGCAATGTCAGAACCCAAAACGAAGACCGGTACCTGATCCATGAGATCGATGACGATTCATGTCTCCTGGCGGTCGCCGACGGTCTGGGGGGAGAGACCGCCGGCGATGTCGCCGCGGAAACAGCGATCTCCGCGTTGAAGCAGATCCGGCCTCCTGCGGAAAACCCGCGGGAACAGCTCGTCACGGCCGTATCCGCGGCCAATAAGGCCATCATGAGGCGGGTCCTGGACAACATGGCGCTGGTGGGAATGGGAACCACGGTCACCGCCGTTCTCGTCAACAAGAGGGAAGCCCACTGGGTCCATGTAGGGGACAGCCGCCTGTATGTCCTGCGCAACGGCGACCTGACGCAGATAACCCGGGACCACACCCTGGTTCAATTTCTCCTGGATGAAGGCGAGATCACGCCGGAGGAGGCCTTGTCTCATCATTCGAAGCACGTCCTCGAACAATGCGTGGGCTGCCGGTACTGTATCCCCGAATCCGGACAATTAACGCTGCGGAACGGGGATGTCCTGGTGTTGACAACCGACGGGCTGCACGACCACATCGATCCTGAAGCCCTCAAATCCATTCTGGCTTCCCGAGATCCCCTGAGGACCCAGGCGAAAAACCTGATTGAACACACACTCTCCGCCGGGGGAAAGGACAATATCACCATCGTACTCGCAACAATTCATGAGGATTAA
- a CDS encoding protein kinase domain-containing protein, with translation MGLKKLNCWEVMQCGKEPGGRNADTLGVCKAATDVSFDGINGGKCAGRFCWAVAGTLCGENRQGSFAEKRDSCLNCRFYQRVLAEESVANLRNKFLRFILPGGQRPLIPEMTFRHIPKGERFITQGDVGDQAFVIQRGSCIVVVEKTGELHPIDHRGEGDIVGMMSLLTGERRHAHVEAETDMDVRVIDQKNFDAISSHDPDMMMFLTELVADRFDSRRPTADRTIGKYIAADIIGRGGYGIVYKGKHAALNMPVVIKMMRHHLAMDEAFSAIFHNEAQIIAGLKHENIVRVYDIEERYRTLFIIMEYLEGESLKHFLERHRALPPAIATNFLMQICSGLDYAHQKGIIHRDINTSNVIIQPNDRIKILDFGLACPIGTEDFSSAGTLLYMAPEQIESHALDQRTDIYALGITAYEMVTGIRPFPEDDLRELKNMRLNREIPDPAERVPDLPGPLREFIIKACRRDPEQRYRTAAEAIAALSPSAEAAVRNRPAVRPENADSIRLTMNYHPRNRSDLNDLLKEFQEKARGLGIQLKVERRE, from the coding sequence GTGGGCCTGAAAAAACTGAATTGCTGGGAAGTCATGCAATGCGGAAAAGAGCCGGGCGGCAGAAACGCCGATACCCTCGGCGTGTGCAAGGCCGCGACAGACGTCTCTTTTGACGGCATCAACGGGGGAAAATGCGCCGGCCGGTTCTGCTGGGCCGTAGCCGGAACGCTCTGTGGGGAAAACAGACAGGGTTCTTTTGCGGAAAAACGCGACTCATGCCTCAATTGCCGCTTTTACCAACGGGTCCTGGCAGAGGAGAGTGTCGCCAATCTGCGCAACAAATTCCTGCGGTTCATCCTTCCGGGCGGACAACGTCCGCTGATTCCTGAAATGACCTTTCGGCACATTCCAAAAGGGGAACGATTCATCACCCAGGGCGACGTCGGCGATCAGGCCTTCGTCATCCAGCGGGGCTCATGCATCGTCGTGGTCGAGAAAACGGGCGAACTGCACCCCATCGATCACCGGGGGGAGGGCGACATCGTCGGAATGATGTCCCTGCTGACAGGCGAACGCCGGCATGCCCACGTCGAGGCTGAAACCGACATGGATGTGCGGGTGATCGACCAAAAGAATTTCGATGCGATCTCAAGCCATGACCCCGACATGATGATGTTTCTGACGGAACTGGTAGCCGACCGATTCGATTCCCGGAGGCCAACGGCCGACCGCACGATCGGGAAGTATATCGCCGCCGATATCATCGGCCGGGGCGGCTACGGCATCGTCTACAAAGGGAAACACGCCGCACTGAACATGCCGGTGGTCATCAAGATGATGCGGCACCATCTTGCCATGGATGAGGCTTTCAGTGCGATCTTTCACAACGAGGCCCAGATCATCGCGGGACTGAAGCATGAAAATATCGTTCGGGTATATGACATCGAGGAGCGGTATCGGACCCTCTTTATCATCATGGAATACCTGGAAGGCGAGTCCCTGAAGCACTTCCTGGAACGACACCGGGCCCTGCCGCCGGCGATTGCAACGAATTTTCTCATGCAGATCTGCTCCGGCCTGGACTACGCGCATCAGAAGGGGATTATTCACCGGGACATCAACACGTCCAATGTCATCATCCAGCCCAATGACCGGATCAAGATTCTGGACTTCGGACTCGCCTGCCCCATCGGCACCGAAGATTTCAGCTCTGCCGGCACGCTCCTTTACATGGCGCCGGAACAGATCGAAAGCCATGCACTTGACCAGCGCACCGATATCTATGCACTGGGGATCACGGCATATGAAATGGTGACCGGCATACGGCCCTTTCCGGAAGACGACCTCCGGGAGTTGAAAAACATGCGTCTGAACCGGGAAATCCCCGACCCCGCGGAACGGGTGCCGGATCTTCCCGGACCGCTCCGTGAATTCATCATCAAGGCCTGCCGCCGGGATCCGGAACAGCGGTATCGAACCGCGGCGGAAGCGATAGCCGCGCTGTCCCCGTCGGCGGAGGCCGCCGTCCGAAACCGACCGGCGGTCCGACCTGAAAACGCAGACAGCATCCGCCTCACCATGAACTATCACCCCCGAAACAGGTCCGACCTCAACGACCTGTTGAAGGAATTCCAGGAAAAAGCCCGAGGATTGGGTATTCAACTGAAAGTCGAGCGCCGGGAATGA
- a CDS encoding hemerythrin domain-containing protein gives MKSIDILVAEHGLIRRGLGILGKARNKLERNERPERAFFEISIDFSRNFADRFHHFKEENVMFGMLAMKEECDLDDEMIALRYQHERNRHFIRQIEAVLDLYADGDPIAATTLLENLAAYISLLRRHIHREDHLFFKMAEKVLSKREDAVLLEHFKHEEERMGGSAFFEKNRDLVYRMNAMMAE, from the coding sequence ATGAAATCCATCGATATCCTGGTTGCCGAACATGGATTGATTCGCCGGGGACTGGGCATCCTCGGCAAGGCCCGAAATAAACTGGAGAGGAATGAACGTCCGGAAAGGGCGTTTTTTGAAATAAGCATCGATTTTTCCAGAAATTTCGCGGACCGGTTTCATCATTTCAAGGAAGAGAACGTCATGTTCGGCATGCTGGCCATGAAGGAGGAATGCGATCTGGACGACGAAATGATCGCCCTCCGGTACCAGCATGAGCGAAACCGTCATTTTATCCGACAGATCGAAGCGGTTCTCGATCTCTATGCCGACGGCGACCCCATCGCTGCGACGACGCTGCTCGAAAATCTGGCCGCGTACATCTCTCTGCTCAGGCGTCATATCCACAGGGAAGACCATCTCTTTTTCAAAATGGCGGAGAAGGTCCTGTCGAAACGTGAGGATGCCGTGCTTCTGGAGCATTTCAAGCATGAAGAGGAGCGGATGGGGGGAAGCGCTTTTTTTGAAAAAAACCGGGATCTGGTATACCGGATGAACGCCATGATGGCGGAATAG